CAACATTTGAAATATTTTTGCCTTATGAATAAAACGAAATTGCTCATAGTAGAAGATGATCCCAATTTAGGTGACATTCTCAACGAATACCTTACGGTAAAAGGTTACGACACCACATTGAAAACAGATGGAGAGGCTGGCTTTCAAGCATTTTTCAGCGAAAATGACTTTGATCTCTGCCTCTTTGATGTAATGCTTCCGAAAAAAGACGGCTTTACTTTAGCTCAAGAAATTCGAAAACAAAACACTGAAGTGCCAATCATCTTTCTAACCGCCAAGTCTATGAAAGAAGATACAATCAAGGGCCTGAAGCTAGGAGCCGATGATTACTTGACCAAACCCTTTAATATGGAAGAGCTATTGCTTAGAATCGCAGCGCTTCTCAAAAGGTCGAAAAAGCAAGAATCTTCCAGCGTGGAAACTGCTGAATTCAAAATTGGAGACTTTGAGTTCAACACTGATACTCAGGAATTGACAGTGCTTGGGGAAAAAAGAAAGCTCACTTCCAAAGAATCCGAGCTTCTGAAAATGCTATGCCAAAACCTCAACAGCACGCTTGACAGAAGCATCGCTCTCAAAGCCATATGGCATGATGATAGCTACTTCAATGCAAGAAGTATGGATGTTTATATCGCTAAGTTGAGAAAATACTTAAAAGAGGATGAAAAAGTAAAAATCATGACTATTCATGGTCAAGGATTCAAGCTTATCGAAATCAAATAAGCTAGCTAAATGCATAATCGAAATCATGGTGATACTTTTTTTCCATCATTAATAAAAAAAGAATAGTTTGAGCGAAAATATATTTTATGCCAGAGTCAAGTATTTTACCTTAAAATTGTATAACTTTACTTGGTAATGAACGTTACTTATAAAGGTAACTTCATTTTATATTTTTTAGGCTCTTCTATATTATTTCAAATTGAGACATAGTCTCAAGCTTTTCAAACCAATGTGGCATAATTGCTTATTTACGCAATTTTTAAATTAAATAACTATGATAGAGATTATTCCTTCAGTAGCGATATTAAATGGTAAAGTAGTAAGACTAACCAAAGGTGATTATAATAACTTTAAAACATACGAAGATAGTCCTGTAGACTTAGCAACACGCTATTTGGACTGCGGAGTAAAAACTATACACCTGGTAGATCTTAATGGCGCTGTCAATGACGAACCACAAAATGACAATATCATTGAAATTTTGAAAGCGTTTGTTCCTGTGGATATTAACTTTACAGGAGGTATTCATACAGACGGGGCCATAAGCAAAGCCTTTGAATGCGGAGCTAACTCTGTGACAATCGGGGAAGCGGCCATTGAAAAAAACAAGTTGTTCAGCGGTTGGCTTATGTCATACGGTAGAGAAAAAGTATGGCTTGCAGCTGACTGCATTGATGGAATGATCCACACCAGAGGCTGGCAAAAAAACACGAATGTAAATATTATCGAACACATTCGTTATTTTTACGATAGAGGTCTTAAATTCGCTAAAATCACTGATATAGCTAGAGATGGCGTTTTGGAAGGTCCTAATTTCGAGTTATACCAAAAAATAGTCGAGCTGTTCCCTGATTTGAGAGTATATGCTAGCGGAGGTGTAAGATCTATGGATGATATCCAACAACTTGAAGATATCGGAGTGAAAGGTGTGATCATTGGAAAAGCGCTTCATGAAGGCAAGCTTAACTTGAAAGAGATTCAAAGCTTTTGCAAATAACTTGTTTGCAAAATTGAATATATAACCTGTTTATTTTAAGCCCGAGAATTATTTCTCGGGCTTTTGTATTTTTCCATTTTTTATCTATTCAGAAAATGATTGATTCATTTAAACATAAAGCCAACGAAGCAGCTCTGCGCAAAACAGAGCTTGAAAAAAAGTCAAGAAATATCGCTATCGTTAGAGTTTGTTTATTCATCTTTTTCATTTGCGGCATTATCTTCTTCGCCAACTCAAAAATGCTGGCATTAATTTACATTTCAATAGCGGCATTTATGCCTACATTCATTTTACTTCTGAAGTTTCATCAAAGAACCAAAGCAAAAAAATCATTCTACCATCATCTAGAAAATTTAAATCAAAGAGAAATATCTCGATTGGAACATAAGTTCAACGACTTGGATGGAGGAACAGAGTTTATAAATACCAATCATAACTACTCAAGCGATCTGGACATCTTCGGAGACAAGTCATCATTATTCCAGCTCATTAACCATACGACTACAATCCACGGAAGAAAAACTCTAGCAAAATGGCTTGACAATATTCCCAGCAAAGAGACAATCACCTCAAGACAACGAGCAATCAAAGAACTTTGCAAGCAAGAAGATTGGTGTCAAAAATTCGAAACGATAGGGCTTTCATTAAGCGAAAAGCTAAAAAATAAATCAAAAAATATTAAAGTTGCCAATATTGACAAGCTTTCAAAATGGGAGAAACTGGCTTCATATATTATGCCAATAAGTTTTCTCTTAACAAGCCTGCTTTGTTTTTCTCTGGACTTAAGCTTTTACCTCGTTTTGATTCCTGTTTCCATTCTCTTTTTCACCATGAAAAAGAAATCCATGCAACTTGCAGATCTTTCCAAAACCATAGAAGAAGAGCATAAGCAATTGGAAGTCTATGAAAAACTATTTGATGAAATTGAGAAAAAATCTTTCGATGAAGAATATTTAAATCAAATCAAAGCTCATTTCACCAAAGACAATATCAAAGCATCGATTGCAATAAAACAGCTTAAAAACATTGTCTACTTGCTTAATAATAGGGCGAATGCTTTTTTCCCTATTTTCAATTTTATCTTTGGCTTAGACTTGCACTATGTGTCTTACCTTAATCAATGGAATGAAAGATATGCCCAATCCATCGATTCTTGGTTGTCAAAAATTGGAGAAATGGAAAGCTTAAACAGCTTGGCTCAAAATGCTATCGCTAATCCAAATCAATGCTATCCAAAAATTAATGATAACAGATATTTTATTTCTTCATCGC
The Aureibacter tunicatorum DNA segment above includes these coding regions:
- a CDS encoding response regulator transcription factor; amino-acid sequence: MNKTKLLIVEDDPNLGDILNEYLTVKGYDTTLKTDGEAGFQAFFSENDFDLCLFDVMLPKKDGFTLAQEIRKQNTEVPIIFLTAKSMKEDTIKGLKLGADDYLTKPFNMEELLLRIAALLKRSKKQESSSVETAEFKIGDFEFNTDTQELTVLGEKRKLTSKESELLKMLCQNLNSTLDRSIALKAIWHDDSYFNARSMDVYIAKLRKYLKEDEKVKIMTIHGQGFKLIEIK
- a CDS encoding MutS-related protein; its protein translation is MIDSFKHKANEAALRKTELEKKSRNIAIVRVCLFIFFICGIIFFANSKMLALIYISIAAFMPTFILLLKFHQRTKAKKSFYHHLENLNQREISRLEHKFNDLDGGTEFINTNHNYSSDLDIFGDKSSLFQLINHTTTIHGRKTLAKWLDNIPSKETITSRQRAIKELCKQEDWCQKFETIGLSLSEKLKNKSKNIKVANIDKLSKWEKLASYIMPISFLLTSLLCFSLDLSFYLVLIPVSILFFTMKKKSMQLADLSKTIEEEHKQLEVYEKLFDEIEKKSFDEEYLNQIKAHFTKDNIKASIAIKQLKNIVYLLNNRANAFFPIFNFIFGLDLHYVSYLNQWNERYAQSIDSWLSKIGEMESLNSLAQNAIANPNQCYPKINDNRYFISSSQLGHPLIASSSRVSNDFQLNGDGKLALITGSNMSGKSTFLRTIGINIAMAYAGGTVCAKAFEVSIMNLFTSMRTNDNLEENTSSFYAELKRIESLINQIKNDQMPTLFMLDEILKGTNSADRHKGAKALILQLHEGNSSGFISTHDLALGELAIDNHYIDNYHFSSDIDNDKLHFDYKIKKGVCESFNASVLMKQIGIKI
- a CDS encoding 1-(5-phosphoribosyl)-5-[(5-phosphoribosylamino)methylideneamino] imidazole-4-carboxamide isomerase; the protein is MIEIIPSVAILNGKVVRLTKGDYNNFKTYEDSPVDLATRYLDCGVKTIHLVDLNGAVNDEPQNDNIIEILKAFVPVDINFTGGIHTDGAISKAFECGANSVTIGEAAIEKNKLFSGWLMSYGREKVWLAADCIDGMIHTRGWQKNTNVNIIEHIRYFYDRGLKFAKITDIARDGVLEGPNFELYQKIVELFPDLRVYASGGVRSMDDIQQLEDIGVKGVIIGKALHEGKLNLKEIQSFCK